A window of Phragmites australis chromosome 2, lpPhrAust1.1, whole genome shotgun sequence genomic DNA:
TGAACATGAACTGGAAGAACATTTGTAGAAATCGCAAGAAATCACTGCCCGCggaaaaaaagaggaagaagaagagaaagatgaaCATCATAACTGATCAAATGGAAATTTCTAAACCCATGAAAAAAAAGGTCAATTGGACAAATCCATCTGAAACTACTCTATCTAATCATTGAATTCAAGAACCACCAAAGCCTCGATGATGACAGCTTCAATCTATGTTGCAGTAGCTGGTCGTGGGTGGAGGAACGCACCCTGGAGGATGAGCCGTGGTAGATGCCACCCCGGAGGAGGAGTGCACACCGGTCTCCTTGGCCACTGCACCGCCGTGCATCCACCATGCTCCCGCACTGCAACTGCCCTGTGTCCCTCTGCTTGGCCATGGCGCCCTTGCCAGAGAGAAAAAGAGCGAGAGCAACGAATGAATAAGATTGCAGGACGGAAGGAACGAGGTGAATGGATAAGGACTAGCAAGTTGCGGCTGGATACAGACTATAATGAATGGAGTTGATTAATTGAGTTAAAATACAAGtgattaattaaataaatagttgTTGAAAAATAGCTGTTGGAAAAATAGCTGTTGAAAAAATAGTCGTTGAAAAAATAACCGTTAGAAAAATATCCGTTAGAAATATAGTCGTTACAAAAATGTAGTTGTTACGAATATATTGTTAATTatataatactattaaaaaatgaGAGAAGGAATATGGATGGTGAAATATGGATGTGCTGTTGGAGTGATGGAGTAATATGGAGGGAGAATCTTTATAGATAGCAATCCATATAAGGATACAGATAATGAAATATAGATGTCctgttggagttgctctaagaACACAAGACCTCGTGTGCAAGCTACTATCCTAGTACACCAACATTAATTCGATCCTGAAATCCAAAGCCCATCAAATCGTTGGACCTAAGAGAAGGGGCCGAGAAGAGGTACTGAGCTAAGCTAGGGGCAGCTAGTCCCTACTTTGTGTCCGGATGCATGCATGGCGGCAGCCTTTCCCAGGTTCACGACCTACCATGCCTGTCCTTTTAGCAGAAACTAGGTAGATTTGCTTGCTAGTTTCCCCGTTTATACTACAGTATAAATAAAAGTGTTTTGAGAAAAATTACACAAAGAGTTAATTAAATAATATCATAGTATATAAGTTTGTTgtctaaaattattattttgtgGAAAACAGGTAGCATGGTAAAGATTAATAGAAGtattaatttgaaaaaaatgaggTCAAGAGGATTTTTTAGCCGGTGATTGGAGTTTTGAGAGGAAGACGATGGATTTATCTGATCTTACGTGTTGGAGTAAATAAATGAGTGAGGtgtaaagaaaaaaattacatataaatataattaaatagcAGCACAACACATAGATTTATTgttcaaaattattttaaaaaatagataagaaGTGctaatttgaagaaaaaaatgaggTCGCGAGGATTTTTTTTACCGGCGACTGGAGTTTTCAGAGGGAGACgttgtatttttttatctacatgtacgagaaaataaataagcgagatattttattattttttaaatagaataatatatttttattttttgttaaatatcCGGAAACATCAGGTACTGCACACTGCTGCTACAATGCAGCCCCGTGCGTCAGGAACCGTAACTACAGCGAGTGAGAGGCTATGATAGCTCACCGATCCCGGGCTCTTTAGGATATAGGATATATTCTATTAGGTAACTGATTTGTATAATCAACCAATAAAATTTCTATGTTTTGAGTTATGAAAGATTTTGATAGAAATACAATAGTGTAGAGCATGTTATCATATGTCATCTTATAGAATTTAAGCTCAAGCAACAACTTGTATAAGGAGAAAAACTTGTATaaggagaaaaaatagagaaatttcatatttgaatagGATATCTGTATGAATCACtaagttttctcttttttatttcttcatgtatatcaaattttaaaataatagatGATGGTATGCTTTACACTATCATattttattagaatttttcataactCCTAATATAAAGTTTTGGTTGATTGGTTTGTGTAACCGTTACACAGTAAAATATCTCCCTTTTGAGCTGCATCCCCTTGCAACTTGCATCCAAGTGCTAAAACTCACACTCATCAGTCATCATCGCCAACAAAATCACACAAATCTTTCAGTGGAGCCAACAGCTACTAGTTGCCTGTAGCTTGCCGGTTGCCATAGACTATAGCCCATACCATAGGCATGTTTGGGGTGGCTTGGCTTTCTGATGGGCAGTCAGTTTCCTTTGAAAAGAGAAAATGGAGCTGGGGACTTCAGGTTTTTAGTACAAGAAATAATCTCAGTTTACTTGAAAAATCATCTTATCCACACGTAATTTATCGGTCAAAGGATCACTTTTGGTAGTTTGAACCTTGACGAAGTTTATGTTGGAAAAAGGGTCCCCTACAATGTATGAGTAGTTTagatttcttttcttgttttgagAGAGAGGGCTAGAGGTAAGGCATGCGTAGAAAAATAAAGTAGCAGCTTGCGCGTGTGCATATGTGAACGATGATGCGTATCTATGTATGGCTATGGGAAATATATTGAGGTGAGCTGATGGGTCCTCATGGTACAGATGCAAGGTTACACTTGCACTGTGGGAGGGAACAGTCCCTTTGAATTCtggtcacaactcacaaggGGCGTGCAGTGGGGTGGAGCGGTTGTGCACACGGGCGTGCATGGAAACAGTACCTTCCGATAGAGAATCCTGTCTGTCTGGCCAGGCCATGTATGGGGCTACCTGGCTTTGTTCAGAACCATGCATGCTTTCAAACCCTTCTCGATCACAAGACATCTTGCAGGTTGTCTTGTTTTGTTAGTGTGGTGCGTAATGCAGCTAATAGTTACCAAATATAGCATGACTGACCTTCGCCTGCAGAGCTCCACGTTGATTGTCGAAGCTAGCATAGTGGCGGTGTCCTGTTTTGATCAGAGCTGCCTGACGATCATCCCATGACATGATCACCTGATGCCATCTTGATAAACAGCTTTTGCTGCATCTCGCATGTGTGGAGCCGGGGCTATTTACGTCAATCCAGTTTAACAGCCTGTTTGGTTCGCCGGATCAGGCGGTACGGGCTGTTGCCGCTCCGGACGACATCGTCCAGTCCTTTTTCCATCGGATGACCTGGTCAAAGGAAGAGACTTGCTGTGTTGGTAGCGAAGGACAGCTTGGCGACGGACGGAATGCTCATGCGACGCTATCCAAACGAGCGGCTACCGGCTAGGCTCGGTTTTTGGGTCGGATGGTCCGACCCAAAAAAATTAACAAGCCAGTTCATGCCACCAGTGTATCACCAACTGCAAGTTTGAGGGCTTCTGTGTAATTTGAGCACTGAAAACAATTCTGATTATATGGAGCCCGCTGCATCTTGATGTGTCTAAGCCATTTAAGCCCTCGTTTTTGTTTTCCATCCTTACCCATATTGTGACCATTGTTAGCATCATATATAGGATGGCAATCAAGGCAGATTGTCGTCCCTATATATATTTCATTTCAGCAAGACAAACTAGGTTAAGTCAGAGAAGATGAATTGCACACAGCATCAACCATTAACACAGTGCATAAAAGCCCCCAGAACCTTGACAGCCACACAAATTATTGAACCTTTCAGTGATCTAGCCATGTGATTGGTTGCACTTTGGGGCCAGGTGCTATGATTGGCCCATGTAATACTTGCaagataaaataaagtgaaaGTGAAAGGGCATGGCTTTGATAATTAGAATGTTTGGCAGAATCTGTTAACCAATACGTAATCCACATAGATATCATACTCAAAAAGTGTAGCAAAGCAAGGTTTCTGGACACATCCAATTGGTTCTTTCATGGAAACACATCTCAGTAAAGATGTTTGCAGGTAGCCGCGCGGCTACAGTTGCCAGCATATCTGATCGCAATATATCAAGCAAGGGGGATTTATCACGATAGGAGAATCTAGATGAAAACATATAGGTTTAGCACTGCTAATTTTACGAACTCCCTTGGGTGAGTGGAAGGGCACACTACTATATCAACAGCTATGGAACTAGATATTGATTCCGTTAGCTTtccatatttattccattcgtCCGTACGAGAGTTGTGGGCCAGAGGGGCCCGTATGTCCATGTCCAAAAGTGACATCTAGCTCCGTCTATATCTAAGGTTTGAGTGACTAATCCAGATCCTCTAATTGTAATATCACTATAGCTTCGTCATTAACGTGTAGAGTCGGTCTCACATGTCGTGACAAATAATAAAGGTAGAGAATCTCATCCTAAGTGACACACTCTATTCTTGTTTTTTTCGAACGGGATTGGGTTATATTAAAACATGTAGTAGTACATCCTGATTTACAAAGAGACCCCGGGTAAGAGAACAACATTGAAATCCACTCCAGCACTCAACACCTTCATCTTCGGTCTCGGTCGCATTCCATCCAGTTGCCACGACGAGGCTAAACAAATAGTACCTCCGAAACCAGAATCCATAGCCCATAACCAAACCAacaaggagggagggaggagcgaAGAAAACAGCGCCAGAGCGAAGTCGCCTCTCGTTCGCCTGTCTCAACTATAGCAGGGGAACAGATGAGAAGAGTCGAGACGCCTAGCTGCATACTCTAATGAGTGTGACTGGCATACTCTATTCGACTTAAGGCATGTTTGGCAAAGCTCCTGGAGCAACTTCCTGGTTGAAATCAGaggaagctctgccaaacaacaGCTTTCAGCTCTCTAAGTGGAATCCGTAGAagtaattctctgaaataaactagaagttaGTGAGCTGAAAAAAATAGCTTTCATTTATTCACTTTCCGTACAAAATCACTTTCTCCATATAATTTATCTAGAGAATCACTAAAGGATCACTTTCAACTACAGAATCACATCTCCTAAGAATCATTCTCCACAAAAAATTGAAATAAGagagaactctaccaaacaagtCCTTAATAAAAAAAAGTACTTTCCAAGACGAGTTCAATTTTTCCCGGTTATCATATTATCTCACAAGCTAGTGGTTTAATGCATAACAGAATACCTTTCTGCAACCGATTTTTTTAGTTGTAGGCAGAAAAGGCTAGCTTCTCTGTGAAAATTTTATATGAGGCATCTTGAGGAAAAGCTAATGGATATATAAAAGAAAACGTCTACTAGCCTTTCTATGTTTagtttcttttctatttttagaaatGCTGATAAATTCTTAGGAAAAGGTCCCACCCCCCAAAAAAAGTCAATGAGAGAAACTTTATAAGGAAACAGTGTGTGGGAATTGAAGCATCAAATACGATGCTTGTGGGCTTCTTTCTGAAAGAATGAGAATCGTTATTAGTGATTGCTTTTTGTGTGGAACAAATGTGTAACATATAATATGAGCTTTTTCATAGTAACCGATTGCGGTTCGAGCAAGAACTGGTTAGAATGTGGACCTGAAATAGATATTCACCAATTAAGGGGATTATATTTTGCTCCAAATTTAACCTACATCAACCCTTAAAATGCGGGTGGTTTCATTTGAACACTGACCATCACTGGAGCAACTGGTTTACGTATTTACGAGCTGGTTTGCCAACAATTGACCATTCACACTGCACTTCACAACAATGGAAGTACCTTCAAATCAAGTATAGGCGGGTCGAATTGTGAATCTGACCCTGAACGCTACGACTCCCTGTATCATGTTAAATGCAAGCAAAATTTGAGAAACATAGTTCAGAAAGATGTAGAAAACAGGATCTCTTAAGCGCAAGACAAATGGAGTATCATGATTAGTCTCACCTTTGATATGATCCAGGTAAACCCTTTCCATCTCAGCTATAGCCTGAGAGAAGCTCCCTTTTCTCGTCTGCTCACAAGTTGTTAGACACTAAGAAACTGCTCTTAAATTGTTTGGTGGCAGTATGTCAGAGCGCTCTCAAATTCATGCAATAATATTTCAAAAGTTATGCTTCAATCTATGAACATTAGACTTTTCTTAGTGCCTAAGATGAAATAATTAAACTTAATTATATACAGGAAACAAAGTACTGCTGAATCATCAGTGAGGACATCAACTGTTGAAACATGAATTTCAGAAAGATACACAATGGCATATATAAGATAAAAATGAAAACATTCCTCCCTACGATCAGAGTGCCTCGAGGTTCGCAAGCTTTAGCTGCTTATCAACAGTCAAGTAGTCTTTGACTGCAATGCATGTAGAGCGCAGAATACTGGCCAGAAAAGTTGCGATCTCAGCTTCACTTCTATGAATATGATCATTTCCAGTGAGGTCGTCTCCGTGAGCTAATTGTTCTGCCCAAGTGTAAATGCGAGTGGTCAACAACCATAGCCTGTCTGCAACAGAGTTCCCTAAGTCATCCCAAATGCTACTGGAGAGAAAGGAAGGCAGGGTGACGGGCAAGTCACTCAGTACATTTGTCGAATTAACAACGAGAAGCGGCATATAGATGCAGCAGCTACCACATAGCAAGCCAACAAAACGCAACACCTGAAATAttagaacaagaaaacttaagcATGTTTGAGTTTGCAGGGAAGCAACTTGTGAAAGCATGTTTGAATTTTCCAGTCAAGTCCGACCACACATTCCAACACGACATCTTGAAAAATTACCGTTGAGGGATGAGCTGTAACACAGCCAATATCTAGTGCATCCAGAAGCCACTGCCTTTTGATACTGTTTTCAGCAGAGTATATAGCTGCAGCAATCTCAACAAGGACACCCCACCAGACACCTGAAATAGCATATTCATTAGTTTTTCAAAACAATATACAGTTCACCTAGAAATATCCTAGGATGGGTGAGAATTGAATGGAAGATCAAGGGCTACTCCTAAATCAATGCAAAGGGACGCAGTTACCATCAGTTTTTGTGCACAATATCGCCATCTTTATGTTCCCCAGCTCAGGTGCCGAACCACAACCAGCAGAGCACAATCTTGCTCTGATGATAATCTTTATTGCCACATCAACATATTCTCCTTCAGTGATTAAGGCTGTATTGCGAATCTGACATGAAACATAAACAAAACACTGTGAAGCAACAACAAAAAGGATAACACCTACAAAAACAAACTAGACATACAGAAATATTCATAAACACAGATTTGTGCTGTTGTGAACCTGCAGCATATCACTCAGCCAACTTTTCTGGGCATTGGTAAGACACTTTATAGCAGCAGACCATTCATCCATGAATTCAGGTTGACCGTCATTGCAGAGAGTCATGAGAGGCAACAAGCATTCAATGCATTTTTTAATGAATGAAAAACCACCAGATTCTTCAGAAACAATCTCCACCAGGCACTTGTAAATGCCCTCCCAGAACGACATTCTTATCATGCTTCTCTGTTCAGATGAGTAATTCAAGTACGAAGAGGTGGAGGAATACAAGTATTCAGATAAATCCTCGAACAGTTTCTCCAATCTTGAATCAGAGAAGAGCTTCATTAGGTGAGACAAATGTTGGAGCAAAATAGACTGCACATTTATATCTAATCTCCGAAATCTGAGTATGTCAGTCAGATCATCCAAAAACTGCAGAAGGGGACTGATATGACTAGCATGAGCTAGAGAAAAATATAAGCATGCTTCCCTTAGTAACTTAGGATCATGCTGGTTGGTTGACTTAAGAGGGATCTGTGCCTCAACTTTCATGCACCGCCGTACAATTACCCCCCAGTCTGTAGTTGGCAACCGAGAAGCTTTGGAAAGGCATTTTAAAACTGTTCCAATTGTATTTACTGGCACCGCATCACCAGGCTGTAGATAGTAAAATAAGTCAATAGAAGCGAATTAATTGAATAAGAAGTACTTCTCTAACTCAACAAAATCACAAGGAGTAGGATGATTTGACCATAACACCAAAATGTAAAGTACTTTACTAAATCCATGCACCATAAATTATCTAGAGTTCATAATTTAATATCCACAAACTAAAAAATCAACATGTACAACTGTCTGATGCAGATATTGTTTACAACATATAAAAACATATACAATATTAGATCTTTGCATCAAATCCAATGAAATAACATATAGATATATGAGTATACGTTGGTAGAGATTCTTTGCATGAGTAAAGCACCATCCAGTTCACCCACTGCAGCAGTAAAGGTATGCAACCACACTTGAGTGTGggaaggaaaatgagaagatTGCTGCAATGCTTGGAGGCACAACTCCTAATGTGCTTTGATGTTTCAAGTTTTACATTTGTGCCTATGTCAGAAAATAATAATACACATTCAAAATGGCAAACTTGTTTTCCTAAATATACAGTTTAGGATATAAAAGTGCATATTCTAGCTTATGTATGTTGAATGAAAGGAATCTTTATTTCTGAATGTTTTCCCAGAAACAAAGATTTAAACTGCATTCGACATACATAAGCTACGGTGTGCACTTCTTTTGTAATGCATTTACCGCACAACCCTATTTTTAACAAATGAGAGCATAGTAGTCATTCTTTTCAAGAAAGATCCAGATCAAACCTTTTCAAGCTTAAGATCACTCAACCAGAGACTTAAGTTCCAAACTAAGCTTTGTTCAGAAAAACATGAAGATTGACTGAGATCACCAGAACTTCTATGAGAACCATTGTCATCGTAAAGAATCTGATTCTTTGACAACCACCTGCTTCTAAGAAATGAAATGGCCCATGCAGCATAATATTGTATGTGCTTATCCTCAGCGTCCTTAGCAAGAAGTAATATTTCCTGAATCATTGATGTTGAAAGAGTCTCACAAACAGGGCTTGTCAGTACAGGACCTCTCACCAAAGATGACTCCTGTGCACATAATGAAATAGATTATTCTAGcaattatagaaaattaaatGTTCGGATGCATGGAAGAGACATACCTCATGTTTGATTTGTGAAGTCATAGGTTTTGAACACATCCCAGTAAGGTCCCCTGCACCTGCACCAAAAGCATTGACTATGCCAAACATGCCTCCCAAATGAACAAGAGGAGGAAAAGGATGGGTATATATATGTCTGAGAGTGTCTAGAAGATTTTTAACACCAATAAATTCCATAGCATGTACCCCGTCATCCAATATACAAGACAGGAAAGATCCAGCACCGATACAGATTGCCATCAATAAATTCTGAAAGATAGTTCCGGAATTATTAAGGTTCAGGACCTCAGAAGCTAAAGAAGTGTAACGATTGAACAGTGCATCCAAGTCGTCATCCAACAACTCCACTCTCTGGCAAAAAGTCACAACAGATGGAAGAGCAAGACATGAGCCCATACATAGTGATACTGAATTTCTTTCATCAAATAATGCAGAGCTTGAATCAACATCCGGTATCCATGATATCAATATGTTCTTGACGTCATTAACAGCTTCATAAGCTCCAAGTCTATACAGAGCAACAGCAGATTTTCCCAGACCAAGAACAAGTCCGGCAACAGCCCAAGGATCATCATCGAAGTTATTGTTATTTTCTTCCATCCCCCCCATGGAGCCTATTCCACAAATACTAAGTTTCTTGAGAGAATAACATGACGATGGACACAGCTGAATTAATGAAGTAACCAAAGTGTGAAGAATGTCTTCAACTGATGCACGCTCATTGAGTTGTGTAGTAGCCTCTATTTCTGAATCGGCAACATTATGTGCTCTGGCTAAAAGACCTTGACAAGCATAACCTAATGCCAGTCCACAAGCTCCTTTTACAAGACAGCTTTTAGTTTTTGTGATAACCTAAATGTGGAAAGGAATAAAACATGATGAGAAACTATTAACAACACAATTTGAAACTTGGAAGTATCCTAaatgtataaaaaaaatccaaactaTGAATTAATTTGCATATTGTACCCAATTAGCACAAAATATGAAGGGAGAAGACAATTTTCACAATTAGTCCGGGGCCAGGGCCTTCGGCCCTTTGGGCCCCCATGCTTCGACAAACCCAGCCTTTCAGCAGTAACATCAGAATCCGGATCATATATCAACAATGTATTGCTAGAAGCTAGTGCTGTTAATGTATGTAAGGTGCTAATGAGCTAAGTGCAACAAGATGCTTTCTaaaaataagaaatgcagtaaGGTCTATAAATATCCAATTATGAGAGGAGAGCAtgatttcatacctcaagaagCCCATTAATAACCTGAAACTTGCTCTTTTTGTCCGTGGGATGAAAACAATTGAATATTAGTCCAAGAGAGAGAGCGGCTGACCATTGCTGGTGCTCATGCTCGTATTGAAACAACCATTTTAATAGAAAATCTGATGCAGAAGATATTACTAAATGAGCAGTTGAAGGAACAATCTGGCAATAAGACAAGGTGACACCAATTAAATCAAAATTAGCAAATCATCCCTAAAACACTGAAACAACCATAGGAGCACATCAGTGATTAAGGGCTATAGGCgagacaagaaaaaaaaaacctaaaatgtGCTCACCAGTTTAAGGAGAGATTGATGAAACAGATGGCAGAAAAATCAATTACATCATACTATATAATTCGAAGCAAGTATTTTTTGGGAATGACTAAAATGTTAATAAAGACATCTTACCAAGCACAGTgctccaattacaagagcaatgTTAACAGCAACTTGAGGAGTGGATAATGGAACACGATCGCACAGAATCTGCAATCACAATTAGGAAAACATAAGAAAATTAAGCATTAGCATGGTAAGGATTAAGGAAGCTAATGGAGGGGGCAAAGATTAAAAAGGGGGGCAATAGCAAGGAAGATACatatctaagtaaaacccagataatatatatatatatatatatatatatatatatatatatatatacatacatatatatatacatatatatatatatatacatacatatatatatacatatatatatatacatacatatatatatataagatgcATGAAGTATGTCCTAAATAAACTATATCGTCATGCACGAAAGATATTTGTCCCACTTCACAATTaacataatcaaaatactcagcAGATCATCACTCTTTCAGTTCAGCACCTTGAAGATTGCAATGTTGGAATATACTATCACAAAATATCAGTTCTTTTAAAAACAGGCACATTACGTACCTCAAAACTATGCTCATGTAATGAGAGGGCAGATAAATAATAAACTTggctattttttgtttttcatcaCAGCTATCATCTAAAGTGGAACAAACAAAtacaaaaaatgaaaatatgcTAAAGATATATATACCTTAAATATATCGTTAGCGGCTTTTGAAGCTTTGCTCAACTTCAACGACTCTTTAATGTCAAGCAAAGCTACAACTGCTTGCATCCAATTGGAAACAAATGACTTCCATGAATGCAATGCAAGAAGAGCTACCTCTATGTTTCTTGATATATACATAGATTCGGCCATCTCTGCAAATGCTTGCTCATAAGCAGCATGAACTCTAGGCAAATCCTGCTATGAGAATAGTATACATCATATTAGAATAGCAAATAACATAAGAAGAGTTCAGCTTTTCTGAGTGGCGAGCTGTGACTAAGATAAAATAATATCACCAAAGAAACCCAACATTACAGATTAATCACCTTAGATTTCCCTTCATTAACATTAAGTAAGTCCTTTGGAGCAAAATTGAGAGTTAAAAGAGCTGCACCAGGCAATTGATGATGGGCTGTCTTCcctaaaatttgaaaacaatAGTCAAATGGAACTTAGAAGATAAAGCTAACACCAGATTGTATTAAAAATCGAACAGTCCAAACTGTGCATTTTTCATATAAAGCATAGGAAAGAACAAGCTAAGTATTTGATTAGAAACATATGCATTGGACAAAATCATAGTTGTTACGGCGATGTGGCGAAGCGCGGCGACCACCACCTTCACACCTTTACAGCGCTTATGGCGCACAGCGTGGCGGCGCTATATACACATTGGCGTGGCGAATACACACATCATAGTATAGGATAGTAGGAAATTATATTGGCAAatggcaatgtaaatgtagctcaAAAGTGATAGTCTAGAATTTTAGGAAATCaaaatagcaatgtaaatgtagcacaaaagacatAGAATTCATCTCTCAAAAGTCATCCATTGCAAACTCATCGAGATCGTTAATTAATTGATTGGTGGGTCTGGTCTGATATGGGCTTAGATGGGCCTGTTCTGATATGGGCCTGGTCTTATATGGGGCTGGTCTGATATGGGCCGTAGATGGGCCACTCTAATCATGCAATTAGTATTAAAGTGAAGGAAATCAGTGAAGTCGACAAGACAATGACACAGAATCCAATCCACCACGATGAGCGGCGGCTGGAAGGCTGCGGTCTCCGATGGCGAGTAGGCGGAGGTGGATGCGCTCCTGCAGGCGGCACAAGACGTTGTGCTGCTGAAGCTCTAGGCCAACTCCCACCTCGTCTCCTCAACCTACATCGCCGCCTCGAGCCCTCTAGCACTCGACGTCGTGGCGCCTGATCCACTGGAGGCCAACCTCACCCGTCGCTTCGACGCACTCAAGTCCCATGCGTTGGCACCGACGAAGCTGGCTGGAGCTGGAGTTGGGAGCAACGGgatggaggagctggaggtggGTTCGCGGCGCCGAAGGAGGTGGCAAGGCCAGAGAAGAGACTAGGGTGAGGCTGGAGGATCTAGGAGGGGAGTCGTCAGAGGGGGAGGTGGACAAGTGATGTAGTGGGCGATGGACGCCGCTCAACTTGACATCGTCTCGGTGGCGGATGGCGAGGAGCATGGGTAGGCAGACGTCTCGCAGTCTTGGCGGTGGCAGACGCCTTCTCATCGCCACGTGGGCACCACGCCTATATGGTAAACGCCATACGCGATCGCATTGTGGCGTCGGCGCGGCAAGACCCAGATTTCTACGACGCCGATATGGCAAGGAGAAGGCGACGCCATGACAACTATGGGCAGAATATCAAGCATTCAACACTTTGGTTCTTCAAATTACAAAACTAATTAATTTGAGTCCAACTAGATCACTAGCATACCTTTAAACACAGCCTGAGGGAAAACATCCAGTAGCTTCTCAAATTTATGCACTGCAGCTCTTTTATCAGTAGTCACTCTACGACGGTTTCTGTGCGAACAGGGATAGCATTAGTTAAGGATGTCACTAAGAATCTGAATTCAGAAGAAAGTCttgcaaaaaaaatactaaCAAGTGCTCAAACTTTACGATCTCATCTTGAAAGTTCTCCATGGCCTTGAGAACAGCCAGATTATATTCATTAGTAAAGAACTCATAGTTTTGTTTCCAGAAATCAGGAATAGCATCTTGAATAAGTGAGACCTGTAACGCACTCATTGTTAAACACATCCGATGACCATTTGAAATAGGATTTCTAACCAAACATTAGCAGATAAGCACAAAACATTGAACAAAA
This region includes:
- the LOC133897166 gene encoding protein RST1 isoform X2, producing MASSAAAAAAFSHLVDRTRVPDPTLQGHAVAAFFRHLLSLPAPLPAAAHDAASALLASPHPSVAAHAAASLARLAASRADLLPPGLALPLLLAPLAASPSPRLASCLVKAVTALASCVLRSGSRFPPHDHPFVQALASGADGARAELTRQAARMVAEGLDGVVGFLRPFLMFAVVRKGDAPFAKDLIGTLAAAGAAAGKPGVAIPVLKLLEESLLHFGRGDGEEVRLWLGSAECLVDAYVVLLRKLAHAQMPTYDAQASSAKLMETLLSQCSFHQKLLGITSTVLGLSKYLFSVQKDLGLFYLPEISVVLSSLSHSLSGLEFEHEQLAGLKLLAFLMEWKYENVLERKELTQHLNEELLCVLPVINLAISPSKSVKAVASHVLSRFSLLVLDLPASHSSEHQDISMVCHISKPAFILPKLLNHLWSQPSSSGFIFMKYIASKVSPDSARNYLEASYWTHQINDYLTALRRDKLTLDGLSSKKTSSVAISSLVSSVVSVLVMHPKLGTSAAQSLAVLGASDPRLGMPLFVIILFYIKILYSNSNCSTKISLSLLESLPSLATHGFVLPLALQWISPMLKRNTSLVLYAIAVRLLCKIWIVTDWAFPNLQVILDPENFSNFISDREISTSIAASIRDVCKQNPDRGVDLILSVSFCIESRDSVVQALGLESLLYLCEADVVDFYTAWKVISKELLDYSVEPIVAHSLCALLRWGAMDAEAYSGISNNLIGILWSIGTSKKNNSEPLWVKARGTAFHSLSYYKVSLIQDAIPDFWKQNYEFFTNEYNLAVLKAMENFQDEIVKFEHLNRRRVTTDKRAAVHKFEKLLDVFPQAVFKGKTAHHQLPGAALLTLNFAPKDLLNVNEGKSKDLPRVHAAYEQAFAEMAESMYISRNIEVALLALHSWKSFVSNWMQAVVALLDIKESLKLSKASKAANDIFKILCDRVPLSTPQVAVNIALVIGALCLIVPSTAHLVISSASDFLLKWLFQYEHEHQQWSAALSLGLIFNCFHPTDKKSKFQVINGLLEVITKTKSCLVKGACGLALGYACQGLLARAHNVADSEIEATTQLNERASVEDILHTLVTSLIQLCPSSCYSLKKLSICGIGSMGGMEENNNNFDDDPWAVAGLVLGLGKSAVALYRLGAYEAVNDVKNILISWIPDVDSSSALFDERNSVSLCMGSCLALPSVVTFCQRVELLDDDLDALFNRYTSLASEVLNLNNSGTIFQNLLMAICIGAGSFLSCILDDGVHAMEFIGVKNLLDTLRHIYTHPFPPLVHLGGMFGIVNAFGAGAGDLTGMCSKPMTSQIKHEESSLVRGPVLTSPVCETLSTSMIQEILLLAKDAEDKHIQYYAAWAISFLRSRWLSKNQILYDDNGSHRSSGDLSQSSCFSEQSLVWNLSLWLSDLKLEKPGDAVPVNTIGTVLKCLSKASRLPTTDWGVIVRRCMKVEAQIPLKSTNQHDPKLLREACLYFSLAHASHISPLLQFLDDLTDILRFRRLDINVQSILLQHLSHLMKLFSDSRLEKLFEDLSEYLYSSTSSYLNYSSEQRSMIRMSFWEGIYKCLVEIVSEESGGFSFIKKCIECLLPLMTLCNDGQPEFMDEWSAAIKCLTNAQKSWLSDMLQIRNTALITEGEYVDVAIKIIIRARLCSAGCGSAPELGNIKMAILCTKTDGVWWGVLVEIAAAIYSAENSIKRQWLLDALDIGCVTAHPSTVLRFVGLLCGSCCIYMPLLVVNSTNVLSDLPVTLPSFLSSSIWDDLGNSVADRLWLLTTRIYTWAEQLAHGDDLTGNDHIHRSEAEIATFLASILRSTCIAVKDYLTVDKQLKLANLEAL